A window of the Corynebacterium minutissimum genome harbors these coding sequences:
- a CDS encoding methionine ABC transporter ATP-binding protein, translating into MIDHTGAPRGTRIEFRNITKVFTNKKTTTKALDNVSLTVESGEIVGIIGFSGAGKSTLVRMINGLDTPTSGELLLDGTDVVGMPEKQLRGIRRNIGMIFQQFNLMSSRTAAGNIEYPLKLQGVEKQERKKRVQELLEFVGLADKGNNYPEQLSGGQKQRVGIARALANNPSLLLADEATSALDPTTTHEVLDLLRKVNRDLGITIVVITHEMDVVRSIADKVAVMENGRVIEDGSVYEVFSNPQTSVAEKFVATSLRNTPDVVEADDLLAHEGRLFTINLTENSGFFGAAGKLADKGVSIAVVHGGITTLQKHSFGKITVRLNGPDAAIEEFYAHMQRTTDIEEIQR; encoded by the coding sequence GTGATTGACCACACTGGCGCCCCTCGAGGCACCCGGATTGAGTTCCGCAACATCACCAAAGTCTTCACAAACAAAAAGACCACTACGAAAGCACTCGATAACGTCTCACTGACCGTCGAGTCCGGCGAGATTGTCGGCATCATCGGCTTCTCGGGTGCCGGCAAGTCCACGCTGGTGCGCATGATCAACGGCCTCGATACCCCAACGTCGGGAGAGCTGCTTCTCGACGGCACCGATGTCGTCGGCATGCCCGAAAAGCAACTGCGCGGCATCCGCCGCAATATCGGCATGATTTTCCAGCAATTCAACCTCATGTCCTCGCGCACCGCGGCGGGCAATATTGAGTACCCGTTGAAGCTGCAGGGCGTCGAGAAGCAGGAGCGTAAGAAGCGCGTTCAGGAGCTTTTGGAATTCGTCGGACTGGCGGACAAGGGCAATAACTACCCGGAGCAGCTCTCCGGTGGCCAGAAGCAGCGCGTCGGCATCGCCCGCGCTTTGGCCAACAACCCTTCCCTGCTGCTGGCGGATGAGGCCACTTCAGCCCTTGACCCGACTACCACGCACGAGGTCCTCGACCTACTGCGCAAGGTCAACCGCGACCTCGGCATCACCATCGTGGTTATTACCCACGAGATGGACGTCGTGCGTTCCATCGCCGACAAGGTCGCCGTTATGGAAAATGGCCGCGTCATTGAGGACGGCAGCGTCTACGAGGTCTTCTCCAATCCGCAGACCAGCGTGGCAGAAAAGTTCGTGGCCACCTCGCTGCGCAATACCCCGGACGTGGTTGAGGCCGATGACCTTCTCGCCCACGAGGGCCGCCTGTTCACCATCAACCTAACCGAAAACTCCGGCTTCTTCGGCGCCGCCGGCAAACTCGCGGACAAGGGCGTGTCCATTGCCGTGGTCCACGGCGGTATTACGACGTTGCAGAAGCATTCCTTTGGCAAGATCACCGTGCGCCTCAACGGCCCGGATGCTGCTATCGAAGAGTTCTACGCGCACATGCAGCGCACCACCGACATTGAGGAGATTCAACGATGA